The proteins below are encoded in one region of Chrysemys picta bellii isolate R12L10 chromosome 4, ASM1138683v2, whole genome shotgun sequence:
- the ASB2 gene encoding ankyrin repeat and SOCS box protein 2 isoform X5, giving the protein MCYIPRGTLHSRRNENKGRQKMATKITATTNTQRETIGHEEYSLYSSMSEDELIQLAIEQSLTEDPSGQSAAQSHQKSVMTAPGEPPTLTRPCSHNPPHQINPWHRLAAQTGGQVPGSSWGVRRRYDGSLFITPQPVELDPVVEAIKEGDESALLNMMKSGKNLSEPNKDGWIPLHEAAYYGQVGCLKVLQRAYPGTTDQRTLQEETALYIATSRGNLDCLLSLLQAGAEPDITNKSRETPLYKACERKNIEAVRMLVQYNADANHRCNRGWTALHEAVSRNDIEIIDILIKGGAKIESKNTYGITSLFVAAEGGQLDALRYLAKCGADINTQASDSASALYEACKNGHEKVVEFLLSQGADANKTNKDGLLPLHIASKKGNYEIVKMLLPVTSRTRVKRSGISPLHLAAERNNNDILEELIEAGYDVNTTLSFERARLYEDRRSTVLYFAVINNNIYATELLLQAGANPNIDLINPLLISIRHGCLKTMKLLLDHGANIDAYISSHPTTFPATIMFSMKYLSLLKFLMDLGCDADSCFKCQYGNGPHPVLDHRRDRLDDTPVNKQPNIVQSPPGLSLTFAGSRFET; this is encoded by the exons GCAGGCAGAAGATGGCTACAAAGATTACGGCCACAACAAACACCCAAAGAGAAACAATAGGTCATGAGGAGTACAGTCTGTACAGTAGCATGAGTGAAGACGAGCTTATTCAACTGGCCATAGAACAGAGCCTGACAGAAGATCCCTCAGGTCAGTCAGCTGCCCAGAGTCATCAGAAATCAGTCATGACAGCCCCAGGAGAGCCACCTACGTTGACGCGTCCTTGCTCTCATAATCCACCACACCAGATCAATCCTTGGCATAG GTTGGCAGCCCAGACCGGAGGCCAAGTTCCAGGGTCATCTTGGGGGGTCAGACGAAGGTACGACGGCAGCCTGTTCATCACCCCCCAGCCTGT AGAGCTGGATCCTGTAGTGGAAGCAATCAAGGAAGGAGATGAAAGTGCCCTGCTCAATATGATGAAATCAGGGAAGAACCTTTCCGAACCTAATAAGGATGGATGGATACCACTGCACGAAGCTGCCTACTACGGCCAAGTAGGCTGCCTGAAAGTGTTGCAAAGAG CATACCCTGGAACCACTGATCAGCGTACGCTTCAGGAAGAGACAGCGCTGTACATAGCAACAAGCAGGGGAAACCTGGACTGTCTACTTTCTTTGCTGCAAGCCGGGGCTGAACCTGATATTACAAACAAGTCCAGGGAGACTCCACTCTATAAAg CCTGTGAACGCAAAAACATCGAAGCTGTAAGGATGCTGGTGCAGTACAATGCCGATGCAAACCACCGGTGCAATCGGGGATGGACTGCTCTCCATGAGGCCGTTTCTCGGAATGACATAGAAATAATTGATATCCTGATCAAAGGGGGAGCCAAGATTGAAAGCAAGAACACCTATGGGATCACCTCTTTATTTGTAGCTGCCGAGGGTGGGCAGTTAGATGCTTTGCGATACCTTGCCAAGTGTG GGGCTGATATCAACACCCAAGCCAGCGATAGTGCCTCTGCTCTTTATGAAGCCTGTAAAAATGGACATGAAAAGGTGGTGGAGTTTCTCTTGTCCCAAGGTGCAGATGCTAACAAAACCAATAAGGATGGTTTATTACCTCTTCATATAGCATCCAAAAAAGGCAATTATGA GATAGTCAAAATGCTGCTCCCCGTGACCAGCCGCACTCGGGTCAAGCGCAGCGGGATCAGTCCACTCCATCTTGCGGCTGAGCGCAACAACAATGACATCTTGGAAGAGCTAATTGAGGCCGGCTATGATGTGAACACCACCCTCTCCTTTGAGAGAGCTCGGCTCTACGAGGACAGGCGCAGCACCGTCCTCTACTTCGCCGTCATTAACAATAACATCTACGccacagagctgctgctgcaagcCGGCGCCAACCCCAACATCGATCTTATCAACCCCCTGCTAATCTCCATTCGCCACGGTTGCCTGAAAACCATGAAGCTGCTTTTAGACCACGGGGCGAATATTGATGCGTACATTTCTAGCCATCCCACTACTTTCCCAGCCACCATCATGTTTTCAATGAAGTACCTCAGTCTCCTCAAATTTCTAATGGATCTGGGCTGTGATGCCGACTCCTGTTTTAAGTGTCAGTACGGAAATGGCCCACATCCTGTGCTGGATCATAGAAGGGACAGATTGGATGATACCCCGGTGAACAAACAGCCAAACATAGTACAA AGCCCCCCAGGCCTCTCGCTCACCTTTGCCGGATCAAGGTTCGAAACGTGA